In Paenibacillus sp. J23TS9, a single genomic region encodes these proteins:
- a CDS encoding rhodanese-like domain-containing protein — MNQSWSDITPQEVEEWIQSQRGDLQFIDVRELAEYQQGHIKEVKLIPLSQLEVRHDEIDRNKVTVVICRSGNRSRQACEFLSSYGHQKLHNMTGGMMNWQGQTTKD; from the coding sequence ATGAATCAATCATGGTCCGACATTACGCCACAGGAAGTAGAAGAATGGATTCAAAGTCAGCGCGGGGACCTGCAGTTTATTGATGTACGGGAATTGGCCGAGTACCAGCAGGGACATATTAAGGAAGTTAAGCTGATTCCGCTGAGCCAGCTCGAAGTTCGTCATGATGAAATCGACCGGAACAAAGTAACTGTCGTGATCTGCCGTAGTGGCAACCGCAGCCGCCAAGCTTGCGAATTTCTGTCATCTTATGGGCATCAAAAGCTTCATAACATGACGGGTGGAATGATGAACTGGCAAGGGCAAACAACAAAAGATTAA
- a CDS encoding sulfurtransferase, with translation MEPIVSTRWLLARLYEPEIVIVDCRFLLTDPEAGRKAYTEDHIPGAIYLDLEKQLSAPVSTHGGRHPLPEISKLTTVLSEVGMNRDSTVVAYDDQGGIYASHLWWMLRYLGHENVHVMDEGYSAWKKASFPVSDHQAVRIPSQYQANVQPNMLVSMVDVQNVVKNGGPLLIDSRESRRYAGLEEPMDAKAGHIPGAVNKFWKDVLDEQGRWKNADALKVQFSDIDPEQEVIVYCGSGVSACPNVLALGKAGFKNVKLYAGSWSDWISYNENPVATGDE, from the coding sequence ATGGAACCGATCGTCTCTACTCGATGGCTGCTTGCCAGATTATACGAGCCGGAAATTGTTATAGTCGATTGCCGCTTTTTACTCACTGACCCGGAAGCTGGACGTAAAGCCTATACGGAGGATCATATTCCCGGCGCTATCTATTTAGATCTGGAAAAACAATTGTCTGCTCCTGTAAGCACACATGGTGGACGACATCCACTACCTGAGATTTCAAAGTTAACCACAGTTCTTAGTGAGGTTGGCATGAATAGAGATAGTACTGTTGTTGCCTATGACGATCAAGGAGGCATCTATGCTTCCCACTTGTGGTGGATGCTCCGGTATTTGGGTCATGAAAATGTTCATGTCATGGATGAAGGCTATTCTGCGTGGAAAAAAGCCTCCTTCCCGGTCAGTGATCACCAAGCGGTGCGCATTCCAAGTCAATATCAGGCTAATGTGCAGCCTAACATGCTTGTTAGCATGGTAGATGTACAAAATGTGGTTAAAAACGGCGGTCCGCTTTTGATTGATTCACGGGAATCCCGCCGATATGCAGGTCTGGAAGAGCCCATGGATGCCAAAGCCGGACATATCCCTGGTGCAGTCAATAAGTTCTGGAAAGATGTACTGGATGAGCAAGGACGGTGGAAGAACGCGGATGCGCTCAAAGTTCAGTTCTCGGATATAGATCCTGAGCAGGAAGTTATTGTGTACTGTGGCTCCGGCGTAAGCGCGTGCCCGAATGTACTAGCGCTTGGGAAGGCTGGATTTAAGAATGTGAAGTTATATGCTGGCAGCTGGAGCGACTGGATTTCGTACAACGAGAACCCGGTAGCGACGGGGGACGAGTAA
- a CDS encoding GntR family transcriptional regulator codes for MNVSISSTSEKPIYQQLFEQISAQILKGELESGYCLPPIRQAALELRVSVITVKKAWEELERSGLINTVTGKGCFVAELSSEEMLQKRNDMILEQMVSDTSYYKSFGLTIEEVIELLKKVYTI; via the coding sequence ATGAACGTATCGATCTCGAGCACATCTGAAAAACCGATTTATCAGCAGCTTTTCGAACAAATTAGCGCCCAGATTTTGAAAGGGGAGCTCGAAAGCGGCTATTGTTTACCGCCTATTCGGCAAGCAGCCTTGGAGCTTCGTGTCAGTGTCATTACCGTAAAGAAAGCTTGGGAAGAACTCGAACGAAGCGGTTTGATCAATACAGTAACAGGTAAAGGGTGTTTTGTAGCCGAACTCTCATCCGAGGAGATGCTTCAAAAACGCAACGATATGATCTTGGAGCAAATGGTTAGCGACACTTCATATTACAAATCCTTTGGTCTCACCATAGAAGAAGTTATTGAGCTTTTGAAGAAGGTTTATACCATTTGA
- a CDS encoding ABC-2 transporter permease translates to MYNLVMKDLKLGVNPMFFVFPLLMGALMLVPGWLYFLVPMYFCWITIPNMFGQFRSQNDLIFTSMMPVTKKDMVKARVFVIVILEVLHLLIAMIYSMITIRLYPHLTYYFFAPYMGFWGLCFVMIAIFNMIFIPMYYKTAYKFGGAATVSIAGAMLFGGVAQWIGIQSSFVSDIFNGTGAHNMTLQISILIAGIVIFIAFTMFAIRIAVKRFLKVEIL, encoded by the coding sequence ATGTATAACTTGGTGATGAAGGATTTGAAATTAGGCGTAAATCCTATGTTTTTCGTCTTTCCTTTATTAATGGGTGCCTTAATGCTTGTTCCCGGCTGGCTCTATTTTCTCGTCCCTATGTATTTCTGTTGGATCACGATACCCAATATGTTTGGGCAATTTAGATCGCAGAACGACTTGATATTTACCTCGATGATGCCCGTAACCAAAAAAGACATGGTTAAGGCAAGGGTCTTCGTTATTGTCATCCTGGAAGTATTGCATCTTCTAATTGCCATGATCTATAGCATGATCACGATTCGCTTATACCCGCATTTGACCTACTATTTCTTTGCACCGTACATGGGTTTCTGGGGACTTTGTTTTGTCATGATTGCGATCTTCAACATGATTTTTATACCCATGTATTACAAAACAGCGTATAAATTCGGCGGGGCAGCGACCGTATCCATTGCGGGCGCTATGCTTTTTGGCGGAGTCGCACAATGGATTGGAATCCAAAGTTCATTTGTGTCCGACATTTTCAATGGTACCGGGGCACACAATATGACACTTCAAATATCCATTCTGATCGCAGGAATCGTGATATTCATTGCATTCACCATGTTTGCTATTCGAATTGCGGTCAAACGGTTCCTAAAAGTAGAAATCTTATGA
- a CDS encoding ABC transporter ATP-binding protein — protein sequence MLALDIRNLNKKYPNFQLKDVSFQLEKGYIMGFIGANGAGKTTTIKSILNMIHIDSGEVRILGKNAAEHETELKQEIGCAFGGIDFYTRSKLKTLTDVIKKFNKNWDDETYYNYLKRFKLDEDKKIAELSTGMKVKYNLALALSHGAKLLVLDEPTSGLDPVARDDLLDIFQELVVDGEISILFSTHITTDLEKCADFITFIENGQIIASSEKNDFMESYRLLSGNESQLNRVKEQLISYKINSFGFTGLIHSKDFDSASDIKAITPSLEEIMIYFAKKEDINIYV from the coding sequence ATGCTGGCATTAGACATTAGAAATTTAAATAAGAAATACCCCAATTTCCAGTTAAAAGATGTATCGTTTCAACTGGAAAAGGGTTATATCATGGGTTTTATCGGTGCCAATGGCGCAGGGAAAACAACCACCATAAAATCGATCTTGAATATGATTCATATCGATAGCGGTGAAGTACGTATTTTGGGCAAGAACGCCGCCGAACATGAAACCGAATTGAAGCAGGAAATCGGTTGCGCATTTGGCGGCATCGATTTCTATACCCGCAGCAAGTTGAAAACATTGACCGATGTCATTAAGAAGTTCAACAAAAATTGGGATGATGAAACCTATTACAATTATCTGAAAAGATTCAAATTGGATGAAGATAAAAAAATAGCCGAATTGTCGACGGGAATGAAAGTGAAGTATAATTTGGCTCTTGCTTTATCCCATGGCGCGAAGCTTCTCGTCCTCGATGAACCGACAAGCGGACTCGATCCGGTCGCAAGAGATGATCTGTTGGATATTTTTCAAGAGCTCGTAGTCGATGGCGAAATCAGCATTCTTTTCTCCACTCACATTACAACCGACTTGGAAAAATGCGCGGATTTTATTACCTTTATCGAAAACGGGCAAATCATCGCCAGTTCTGAGAAAAATGACTTTATGGAATCCTATCGCTTACTAAGTGGTAACGAAAGCCAGCTAAACCGGGTGAAAGAACAGTTGATTTCCTACAAAATCAATTCATTCGGATTTACAGGATTGATTCATTCCAAAGATTTTGATTCAGCTTCCGATATTAAAGCGATTACGCCGAGCCTCGAGGAAATCATGATTTATTTCGCAAAAAAGGAGGATATTAATATCTATGTATAA
- a CDS encoding M56 family metallopeptidase yields MAQLFVHTLNMSITGIYVILFVIVSRMLFRKVPKIYSYALWSVVWFRLVCPFSFESAFSFIPAQVQSVPLNRIYSQPPQMQSEISGLEEQTVNPMMSASAPLTTPAAELSSTPTNIWFEIGQYLWLFGIALLIAYSIVTTVRLRRRLKNASPVFKNIYEKIGITTPFVFGVLRPKIYLPVGLHDQERAYIIKHEQVHIQRLDHIIKPFAFALLCIHWFNPFVWVAFFLMSDDMEKSCDESVIRQLGSEIKKDYSTSLLSLSTGKRFLGGSPLAFGESNTKGRIINILHYKKPAFWVVIVAVTAVAALCVGLLSNPRKADLTVNDYAEQYVDQRITDFKNVKIVDRKITKLEKIAEFDELLSMPLEIWALEYRLKPDDPDKLILAEGLTDGLITEEGSMGKPMLIFSYENSSPQYLGVIRSGENDMTTKSGQEMALRVFLEGNGQLPHVTYPGNLVLVKFPLSTGETSQLLLSQPVVQGDSGIWCVERWKDTNGNEYYNTPQTEIAIADYYARLQTQAAQGENASLLNPLQVALQYINKDLGQHVAKDQLAAEYDATAKDFAGTPESTLLGYVLNLSMYHDSFDFDKVEWLTLKDSARFKNLNINPDVDMPGGFYVLNKSTDTEPLKDTAETKYILLDPESGGANQTKIVSKQAFIEHFKPSPDSGVLCTITSKDGYVTSIAEKYLP; encoded by the coding sequence GTGGCTCAGCTGTTTGTGCATACGTTGAACATGAGCATAACGGGGATATATGTCATTTTGTTTGTGATCGTGTCGCGAATGCTGTTCAGAAAAGTCCCCAAGATCTACTCCTACGCGCTTTGGTCCGTGGTATGGTTCCGGCTCGTTTGTCCTTTTTCTTTCGAGAGTGCATTCAGCTTCATCCCTGCTCAGGTACAAAGCGTTCCACTTAACAGGATCTACTCGCAACCCCCTCAAATGCAAAGCGAAATAAGCGGATTGGAAGAGCAAACGGTAAATCCAATGATGTCTGCATCTGCTCCCCTTACTACACCTGCTGCTGAACTCAGTTCAACTCCTACAAATATATGGTTCGAAATAGGCCAATATCTATGGCTGTTCGGGATTGCTTTGCTGATCGCATACAGCATTGTTACCACGGTACGACTCCGTCGGAGATTAAAGAATGCATCCCCCGTTTTTAAGAATATATATGAAAAAATCGGTATCACGACACCCTTTGTGTTCGGCGTACTTAGGCCCAAAATTTATCTGCCGGTCGGTCTTCATGATCAAGAAAGAGCTTATATCATCAAACATGAACAAGTTCATATCCAAAGGCTGGATCATATCATCAAACCGTTCGCGTTTGCCTTACTGTGCATTCACTGGTTTAATCCGTTTGTCTGGGTGGCTTTCTTCCTCATGAGCGATGATATGGAGAAATCCTGTGACGAAAGTGTCATTAGACAATTGGGGAGTGAAATAAAAAAGGACTATTCGACCTCTTTATTGTCCTTGTCTACCGGAAAACGCTTCTTAGGCGGTTCTCCTCTTGCGTTTGGAGAGAGCAACACGAAAGGGCGAATCATCAATATTCTTCATTACAAGAAACCTGCATTTTGGGTTGTGATCGTGGCAGTGACTGCAGTAGCAGCCCTTTGTGTGGGACTCCTAAGCAATCCGCGAAAAGCGGATTTAACCGTAAATGATTATGCTGAGCAGTATGTTGACCAGAGAATAACGGATTTTAAAAATGTGAAGATTGTTGACCGGAAAATTACAAAGCTTGAAAAAATAGCGGAATTCGACGAGCTGCTGTCAATGCCTTTGGAAATTTGGGCACTTGAATATCGCTTGAAACCAGATGATCCAGACAAGTTGATCCTGGCGGAAGGGTTGACCGATGGTTTAATCACCGAGGAAGGAAGCATGGGAAAGCCGATGCTCATATTTTCCTATGAAAATTCATCACCGCAGTATCTGGGCGTGATTAGAAGCGGAGAAAATGATATGACCACAAAATCCGGACAGGAAATGGCGCTTCGTGTGTTTCTTGAGGGAAACGGGCAGCTGCCTCATGTGACCTATCCAGGGAATCTCGTCCTGGTGAAATTTCCGCTGTCCACGGGAGAAACAAGCCAGCTTTTATTATCCCAGCCGGTTGTTCAAGGAGATTCGGGGATTTGGTGTGTGGAGCGATGGAAGGATACCAATGGGAATGAATATTACAATACGCCCCAAACAGAGATTGCGATAGCGGATTATTATGCCCGTCTGCAAACGCAAGCTGCTCAGGGGGAGAATGCCTCTCTTCTTAATCCTTTACAGGTTGCCCTTCAGTATATCAACAAAGATCTTGGTCAACATGTGGCCAAAGATCAGTTGGCTGCGGAGTATGACGCTACGGCCAAGGATTTTGCGGGCACGCCTGAAAGCACGTTATTGGGATATGTTCTGAACCTTAGCATGTACCATGATTCTTTTGATTTTGATAAAGTCGAATGGCTTACGCTGAAGGATTCCGCACGATTTAAAAACCTGAACATCAATCCGGACGTGGATATGCCTGGAGGATTCTATGTTCTCAACAAAAGTACCGATACGGAGCCCCTTAAAGATACGGCTGAAACGAAGTATATCCTGCTTGACCCGGAGAGCGGGGGGGCGAATCAAACCAAAATCGTAAGTAAGCAAGCCTTCATTGAACATTTCAAGCCGTCTCCCGATTCCGGAGTCCTGTGCACCATTACTTCCAAAGACGGTTACGTGACCAGTATAGCGGAAAAATATTTGCCGTAA
- a CDS encoding BlaI/MecI/CopY family transcriptional regulator, protein MGNIRLTEMEGKFADLIWDNEPVSSRDLVKLCESKLNWKKSTTYTMLKRIESKGIFDNQNGVVVAIIKRDDFFAEQSNQFVKDTFNGSLPKFLAAFTKTRKLSDSEIEDVLRLINEHKEG, encoded by the coding sequence ATGGGGAACATCAGACTGACGGAAATGGAAGGGAAATTCGCGGATTTAATTTGGGACAATGAACCGGTCTCGTCAAGGGATCTGGTGAAGTTGTGCGAGTCAAAGTTGAACTGGAAGAAATCAACCACGTACACCATGCTAAAACGTATTGAGAGTAAAGGGATCTTTGATAACCAAAATGGTGTTGTCGTAGCTATCATAAAAAGGGATGATTTCTTTGCCGAACAAAGCAATCAGTTTGTGAAGGACACATTTAACGGTTCATTGCCAAAGTTTTTGGCCGCATTCACCAAAACCCGAAAGCTGAGCGACAGCGAAATCGAAGATGTGCTAAGACTGATCAACGAGCATAAGGAGGGATAG
- a CDS encoding TetR/AcrR family transcriptional regulator has product MKNNSDTKQKLIQVTREMIDQQGIDAINMRDLGKKINLSRGALYRHFKNKDDLLATIATENFVLLNRNIQLLSDKIYEPRPLLYAILLAYYDFGINNQEHYQLMFRKQWDKEMYPELVTSAFFMFTSVEKCLEKAGNIRKSSNQSTAMMYAFIHGLVELNISEHSESEKGLDSPIQLIDSFLDLIFMNS; this is encoded by the coding sequence ATGAAAAATAATAGTGATACAAAACAAAAACTGATTCAGGTCACAAGGGAAATGATTGACCAACAAGGAATAGACGCTATTAATATGCGAGATCTTGGCAAAAAAATAAACTTGTCCCGAGGTGCCCTATACAGACATTTCAAAAATAAGGATGATTTGCTGGCAACCATTGCAACTGAAAATTTCGTGTTGCTGAATAGAAATATTCAGCTATTAAGCGACAAGATTTACGAACCACGGCCGCTTTTGTATGCCATTTTGCTTGCTTATTATGATTTTGGCATCAACAATCAGGAGCATTATCAATTGATGTTCCGTAAGCAATGGGATAAGGAAATGTATCCTGAACTTGTTACTTCCGCTTTTTTTATGTTTACTTCCGTAGAGAAGTGTTTGGAAAAGGCGGGGAATATACGGAAGTCTTCAAATCAATCCACTGCAATGATGTACGCATTTATTCATGGTCTGGTGGAACTGAATATATCAGAGCACTCTGAATCAGAGAAAGGATTGGATAGTCCCATCCAGCTTATCGATTCTTTTCTGGATCTGATTTTTATGAATTCGTGA